The proteins below are encoded in one region of Hordeum vulgare subsp. vulgare chromosome 3H, MorexV3_pseudomolecules_assembly, whole genome shotgun sequence:
- the LOC123440180 gene encoding GDSL esterase/lipase At4g10955-like: MGKVASQKDLFEVSGPTYLTYVNWNCQHHQRAVMASLVQGVYVLERDRQWNRQGPDARAPAWWNFFHFELRQALVDAADSSIFGAVYAFQPPYHLLDPAAAAGAPHYVVAFRGTVTKKASASRDLELDLLLVRSGLEHTSRFRIAMQTIHDVVVAAGTEHGRVWLAGHSLGSAISTLGGKAMARAGVALTTFLFNAPFLSAPVERIPHKKVKQGIRIAKSFVTAGVATVLHKSGGASGEDAFAALARWVPNVLVNPADPISAEYVGYFDHRKKMEDIGAGAVGRLATRHSVKDLLLGIGKPGGCEPLHLFPSAVLTVNRTPSPDFKSAHGIHQWWRPDLALECRAYFYA, translated from the exons ATGGGCAAAGTGGCGTCACAGAAGGACCTCTTTGAGGTTTCAGGACCTACCTATCTGACATACGTGAATTG GAACTGCCAGCACCACCAGCGAGCCGTCATGGCGAGCCTCGTCCAAGGCGTGTACGTCCTGGAGCGCGACCGGCAGTGGAACCGCCAGGGCCCCGACGCCCGCGCGCCGGCGTGGTGGAACTTCTTCCACTTCGAGCTGCGGCAGGCGCTCGTGGACGCTGCCGACTCCTCCATCTTCGGCGCGGTGTACGCATTCCAGCCGCCGTACCACCTACTCGACCCCGCGGCGGCCGCCGGCGCGCCGCACTACGTCGTCGCCTTCCGGGGGACCGTCACCAAGAAGGCGTCGGCGTCCAGGGACCTCGAGCTGGACCTCCTGCTCGTCCGCAGCGGCCTCGAGCACACCTCCCGCTTCCGCATCGCGATGCAGACCATCCACGACGTCGTGGTGGCCGCGGGCACGGAGCACGGCCGCGTCTGGCTGGCCGGCCACTCGCTGGGGTCCGCCATCTCGACCCTCGGCGGCAAGGCCATGGCCCGGGCGGGCGTCGCCCTCACCACATTCCTCTTCAACGCGCCGTTCCTGTCGGCGCCGGTGGAGAGGATCCCGCACAAGAAGGTGAAGCAGGGCATCCGCATCGCCAAGAGCTTCGTCACGGCCGGGGTGGCCACCGTCCTGCACAAGAGCGGCGGCGCCAGCGGCGAAGACGCCTTCGCGGCGCTGGCGCGGTGGGTGCCGAACGTGCTCGTGAACCCGGCGGACCCCATCAGCGCGGAGTACGTGGGGTACTTCGACCACCGCAAGAAGATGGAAGACATCGGCGCGGGCGCCGTCGGGAGGCTGGCTACGAGGCACTCGGTCAAGGACCTGCTGCTGGGCATCGGCAAGCCGGGCGGCTGCGAGCCGCTGCACCTGTTTCCGTCGGCGGTCCTGACGGTGAACCGCACCCCGTCGCCGGACTTCAAGTCGGCGCACGGGATCCACCAGTGGTGGAGGCCGGACTTGGCACTGGAGTGCAGGGCCTATTTCTACGCTTGA
- the LOC123440183 gene encoding serine carboxypeptidase-like 2 has translation MARLLLLLLLLVLVDPAISWPAAAYERRRNAITHVKGFEGPLPFYLETGYVEVDDTHGTELFYYFIQSERSPREDPLILWITGGPGCSALSGLFFEIGPLKFDVAAYTEGFPTLVYFEDSWTKVSNVIFLDAPVGTGFSYAREEQGLNVSLTGTGAQLRVFLVKWLADHPEFASNPLYIGGDSYSGYIVPVTALEIADRNDAGHASGGHKLNLHGYLVGNPATDGEYDIPGKVPFMHGMGLISDELYEAAQVSCSRDDFVTPSNARCANALDAISAVTADINPVHVLEPMCGLALRDPGGATVFTKTARLLLQDNLQLRLALPVECRDNGYRLSYIWSDDAEVRETLGIRDGSVGAWSRCTTLAHFRHDVRSVVPYHVDLTRRGYRALVYNGDHDLDFTFVGTQAWIRAMGYPVVAPWRPWYSKQQVAGFTTEYANNLTYATVKGAGHTAPEYRPKECLDMLDRWTSPAGKL, from the coding sequence ATGGcgaggctgctgctgctgctgctcctcctcgtacTCGTCGATCCGGCCATCAGCTGGCCGGCGGCAGCGTACGAGCGGCGGCGGAACGCCATCACGCACGTCAAAGGGTTCGAGGGCCCCCTGCCTTTCTACCTGGAGACGGGATACGTGGAGGTGGACGACACGCACGGCACGGAGCTCTTCTACTACTTCATCCAGTCGGAGCGCAGCCCAAGGGAGGACCCCCTTATCCTGTGGATCACCGGCGGCCCCGGCTGCTCCGCGCTCTCCGGCCTCTTCTTCGAGATCGGCCCTCTCAAGTTCGACGTGGCCGCCTACACCGAGGGCTTCCCGACCCTCGTCTACTTCGAGGACTCCTGGACCAAGGTGAGCAACGTCATATTCCTCGACGCGCCCGTCGGCACGGGCTTCTCCTACGCGCGGGAGGAGCAGGGCCTCAACGTCAGCCTCACCGGCACCGGCGCGCAGCTCCGGGTATTCCTCGTCAAGTGGCTCGCCGACCACCCCGAGTTCGCCTCCAACCCGCTCTACATCGGCGGCGACTCCTACTCCGGCTACATCGTGCCGGTCACCGCGCTCGAGATCGCCGATCGTAATGATGCCGGCCACGCAAGCGGAGGCCACAAGCTCAACCTACACGGCTATCTGGTGGGCAACCCTGCCACGGACGGCGAGTACGACATCCCGGGCAAGGTGCCTTTCATGCACGGCATGGGGCTCATCTCCGATGAGCTCTACGAGGCGGCGCAGGTCAGCTGCAGCCGGGACGACTTCGTCACGCCGAGCAACGCGCGGTGTGCCAACGCGCTCGACGCCATAAGCGCGGTCACCGCCGACATCAACCCCGTGCATGTCCTGGAGCCCATGTGCGGCCTCGCGCTGCGAGACCCCGGCGGCGCCACCGTCTTCACCAAGACGGCAAGGCTGCTGCTCCAGGACAACCTGCAGCTCAGGCTGGCCCTCCCCGTGGAGTGCCGGGACAACGGGTACCGGCTGTCGTACATCTGgtcggacgatgcagaggtgaggGAGACGCTGGGCATCCGCGACGGCTCCGTTGGCGCGTGGAGCCGGTGCACCACGCTGGCGCACTTCCGGCACGACGTGCGAAGCGTAGTACCGTACCATGTCGACCTGACGCGCCGGGGCTACCGGGCGCTAGTGTACAACGGTGACCACGACCTGGACTTCACCTTCGTCGGCACGCAGGCATGGATCAGGGCGATGGGCTACCCCGTGGTTGCGCCCTGGAGGCCGTGGTACTCCAAGCAGCAGGTCGCGGGGTTCACGACGGAGTACGCCAACAACCTCACCTACGCCACCGTCAAGGGCGCCGGGCACACCGCGCCGGAGTACCGCCCCAAGGAGTGCCTTGACATGCTTGACAGATGGACATCGCCCGCCGGCAAGCTATGA
- the LOC123441870 gene encoding phototropin-2-like encodes MDGADMWELQYFIGVQLVGSDHVEPLRNRLSENTEIQSAKLVKATAGNVDEAVRELPDANLRPEDLWAVHSLSVFPKPHKRNNSSWKAIEKIMETGEKIGLKHFKPVKPLGCGDTGSVHLVELQGSGELFAMKAMDKSVMLNRNKVHRAIIEREIYSLLDHPFLSTLYTSFQPDHQQSVSMQHHPSSDLPPATTSTAASLPYDLLTRCPPLESVAAPSSSYVNPQQQGDQRVPHSPFSI; translated from the exons ATGGATGGAGCCGACATG TGGGAGCTTCAGTACTTTATCGGCGTGCAACTTGTTGGAAGCGATCATGTTGAACCCCTCAGGAACCGACTCTCGGAGAACACTGAGATACAAAGTGCCAAACTG GTCAAAGCTACAGCAGGGAATGTGGATGAAGCAGTCAGGGAGCTTCCTGATGCCAACTTG AGACCAGAGGACCTGTGGGCGGTGCACTCACTATCTGTTTTTCCAAAACCTCACAAACGGAATAACTCTTCTTGGAAAGCTATAGAAAAG ATTATGGAAACCGGGGAGAAGATTGGCTTGAAACACTTCAAGCCAGTAAAGCCTCTAGGGTGTGGGGACACTGGCAG TGTACACTTGGTTGAGTTGCAAGGTAGTGGTGAATTATTTGCGATGAAGGCGATGGACAAATCAGTGATGTTGAACCGCAACAAG GTGCACCGAGCTATTATTGAAAGAGAAATATACTCGCTATTGGATCATCCTTTTCTTTCAACATTGTATACTTCATTTCAG CCCGACCACCAACAGTCCGTCTCCATGCAGCACCACCCCTCCTCAGATCTGCCTCCTGCGACCACATCCACGGCTGCCTCTTTACCCTATGACCTTCTCACCCGTTGTCCTCCTCTCGAGTCTGTCGCCGCTCCCTCCTCAAGCTACGTGAACCCGCAGCAACAGGGCGACCAACGAGTACCCCACTCCCCGTTCTCCATATGA